A genomic window from Gymnodinialimonas ceratoperidinii includes:
- the phnF gene encoding phosphonate metabolism transcriptional regulator PhnF, translated as MGRAALWNAIHDTLAEEIARGHYAPGDRLPTEAQLADRFGVNRHTVRRALAALAEDDIVFSRRGAGVFVRHVPTPYPIGRRTRFHQNLLAANRVPEKRVLHLETRSANAQEAQALQLGDGALVHVYEGLSLSDGLPLATFRSVFPAERFPDLLSTLRDTRSVTQSFAAEGITDYTRARTEVTAETATRTQATLLEIRAGDPILKTTGTNVDAEGAPIEVGSSWFAADRVVLTVSDAPSA; from the coding sequence ATGGGCCGCGCCGCGCTTTGGAATGCCATCCACGATACGCTCGCCGAGGAGATCGCCCGCGGCCACTACGCCCCCGGCGACCGCTTGCCGACCGAGGCGCAATTGGCGGACCGCTTCGGCGTCAACCGACATACGGTCCGTCGCGCCCTTGCGGCATTGGCCGAGGACGACATCGTCTTCTCGCGACGCGGCGCCGGCGTTTTCGTGCGCCATGTGCCGACCCCCTACCCCATCGGACGGCGGACGCGGTTCCATCAGAACCTGCTCGCGGCCAACCGCGTGCCCGAGAAGCGCGTCCTGCATCTGGAGACCCGCAGCGCCAATGCGCAAGAGGCGCAAGCGTTGCAGCTTGGCGACGGCGCGTTGGTCCATGTCTATGAGGGTCTGAGCCTCTCGGACGGATTGCCGCTTGCGACTTTCCGCTCCGTCTTCCCGGCAGAGCGGTTTCCGGATTTGCTGAGCACGCTGCGGGACACGCGCTCGGTCACCCAAAGCTTCGCAGCAGAGGGCATCACGGATTACACCCGCGCCCGGACCGAGGTCACCGCAGAGACAGCGACCAGAACGCAGGCCACGCTGCTGGAGATCCGCGCAGGCGACCCGATACTGAAAACCACCGGGACGAACGTCGATGCCGAGGGCGCCCCGATCGAGGTCGGAAGTTCATGGTTCGCGGCAGACCGCGTGGTTCTCACCGTCTCGGACGCGCCCTCAGCCTGA
- the phnN gene encoding phosphonate metabolism protein/1,5-bisphosphokinase (PRPP-forming) PhnN, which translates to MSIPSTSQHQGRFIAVVGPSGAGKDSVMAGLCAARPDLHRVHRTITRPAQEGDAEDEPYEAVSDATFARRAERGDFILHWSAHGLRYGIPASVQSLIAGGQDVLANLSRGALTEAGERFETLVVLHVTAAPEILAKRLNARGREQGAALARRLSRSAPPLPKGLPIIEIDNSGTLQASVSDALAALYPERG; encoded by the coding sequence ATGTCGATCCCGTCTACCTCGCAACATCAAGGCCGGTTCATCGCCGTGGTCGGTCCCTCCGGCGCGGGGAAGGATAGCGTGATGGCGGGCCTCTGTGCGGCGCGACCGGACCTGCACCGCGTGCACCGGACGATCACACGGCCAGCGCAAGAGGGAGATGCAGAGGATGAACCCTACGAGGCAGTCTCCGACGCGACCTTCGCAAGGCGCGCTGAACGCGGTGACTTCATCTTGCACTGGTCGGCGCATGGCCTGCGCTACGGCATTCCGGCCTCGGTCCAATCCTTGATCGCGGGCGGGCAGGACGTGCTTGCGAACCTGTCGCGCGGGGCGCTGACGGAAGCCGGGGAGAGGTTCGAGACCCTCGTCGTTCTGCATGTCACCGCAGCCCCGGAGATCCTCGCGAAACGGCTCAACGCGCGTGGAAGAGAACAAGGTGCGGCCCTTGCCCGCCGCCTGTCGCGGTCCGCGCCGCCGTTGCCCAAGGGGCTACCCATCATCGAGATCGACAACTCGGGGACGCTGCAGGCGAGCGTCTCCGACGCCTTGGCAGCCCTTTATCCGGAGAGGGGATAA
- a CDS encoding DUF1045 domain-containing protein, translated as MDGFKRYGLYVVPEGALYAAGAALLGWDSAAGAPLEQPAIAGLPESAETLTATPRKYGFHGTIKPPFALAEGSDAAGLSDAARAFCAGRAPVNIPRLEVRRMGGFVALVPAAPSTELSDLAGAAVAALDPFRAPPSASELARRRKAGLTETQEALLQKWGYPFVMEAFRFHMTLTGRTPHADAVRDALTQYLAPTVPQPFVIDSLALMGEDDKGFFHLLHRYPLSG; from the coding sequence ATGGACGGGTTCAAACGATACGGGCTGTACGTGGTGCCCGAAGGCGCGCTGTACGCGGCAGGCGCGGCCTTGTTGGGATGGGACAGCGCTGCAGGCGCACCCTTGGAGCAGCCCGCGATTGCCGGGCTGCCCGAAAGCGCCGAGACGCTGACGGCGACGCCCCGGAAGTATGGCTTCCACGGCACGATCAAGCCGCCTTTCGCCCTCGCGGAGGGCTCGGATGCGGCAGGGCTGTCTGACGCCGCGCGGGCCTTCTGCGCCGGCCGCGCGCCCGTGAATATTCCTCGGCTTGAGGTTCGGCGAATGGGCGGCTTCGTGGCACTGGTGCCCGCCGCGCCATCGACGGAATTGTCGGACCTTGCAGGGGCCGCCGTGGCCGCGCTGGACCCGTTCCGCGCGCCGCCCTCGGCAAGCGAGTTGGCGCGACGGCGCAAGGCCGGCCTGACCGAAACGCAGGAGGCTTTGTTGCAAAAGTGGGGCTACCCTTTCGTGATGGAGGCCTTCCGCTTTCACATGACCCTCACCGGGCGTACGCCCCATGCCGACGCCGTTCGTGACGCACTTACGCAATACCTTGCACCGACGGTGCCCCAGCCGTTCGTGATCGACAGCCTCGCTCTCATGGGTGAGGACGACAAAGGGTTCTTTCACCTTCTCCATCGTTATCCCCTCTCCGGATAA
- a CDS encoding alpha-D-ribose 1-methylphosphonate 5-triphosphate diphosphatase has product MPEPVTLANARLILPDGEMTGRITLEQGEIAEIGEGTEVPARAIDCGGDYVAPGLVELHTDNLERHIRPRPKVHWPYAAALSAHDAELAACGITTVFDAIRAGSLKAQGDASWVRYARDLADEMLAARARGALKISHHLHLRAEICSHTLIEELDEFGEDDRVGIVSLMDHTPGQRQFADLKQYETYMRGKHGLDQETFDTHVRTRMALGEEVRAPHEAAAVEAAARFKAALASHDDTTPDHVARSKAHGVALAEFPTTRAAAQACRDAGIAVMMGAPNLIRGASHSGNVSALELARDGLLDILSSDYVPSALLFSAVRLGEIWEDLPRAMETVTATPARAVGLTDRGALAEGLRADVIRFSTHEGVPSVQGVWSAGQRVA; this is encoded by the coding sequence ATGCCCGAGCCTGTCACCCTTGCCAATGCCCGGCTCATCCTGCCGGACGGCGAGATGACGGGCCGCATCACCCTCGAGCAAGGAGAAATTGCCGAGATCGGTGAGGGCACGGAGGTGCCCGCGCGCGCCATCGACTGCGGCGGCGATTACGTCGCGCCGGGTCTGGTGGAACTGCATACGGACAATCTGGAGCGTCACATTCGCCCCCGGCCCAAGGTCCATTGGCCCTATGCGGCGGCGCTCAGCGCCCATGACGCAGAGCTGGCCGCCTGCGGGATCACGACCGTGTTCGACGCGATCCGCGCGGGCTCCCTGAAGGCGCAGGGGGACGCGTCCTGGGTCCGCTACGCGCGCGATCTGGCGGACGAGATGCTGGCCGCGCGAGCCCGTGGCGCGTTGAAGATCAGCCATCACCTGCATCTGCGCGCCGAGATTTGTTCTCACACGCTGATCGAGGAGCTGGACGAGTTCGGCGAGGATGACCGCGTCGGCATCGTCTCCCTGATGGATCACACTCCGGGTCAGCGGCAGTTCGCGGACCTCAAGCAATATGAAACCTACATGCGCGGCAAGCATGGGTTGGATCAGGAGACCTTCGACACCCATGTGCGCACCCGCATGGCCTTGGGAGAAGAGGTCCGCGCCCCGCACGAGGCGGCGGCGGTCGAAGCCGCGGCAAGATTTAAGGCAGCCTTGGCGAGCCACGACGACACGACGCCGGATCACGTGGCGCGCTCCAAGGCGCATGGCGTGGCGCTGGCCGAATTCCCCACGACCCGCGCCGCCGCTCAAGCCTGTCGCGACGCCGGGATCGCGGTGATGATGGGCGCGCCGAACCTGATCCGCGGCGCGTCGCACTCGGGAAACGTCTCGGCGTTGGAGCTTGCGCGCGACGGGCTGCTCGACATCCTGTCGTCGGACTACGTGCCTTCGGCGCTGCTCTTTTCAGCCGTACGGCTGGGCGAGATCTGGGAAGACCTCCCCCGCGCCATGGAAACGGTGACGGCAACGCCCGCGCGCGCCGTCGGGTTGACCGATCGCGGCGCCTTGGCCGAGGGGTTGCGCGCCGACGTGATCCGCTTCAGCACCCACGAGGGCGTGCCCTCGGTCCAAGGGGTCTGGTCCGCCGGGCAGCGCGTCGCCTAG